The window TTCTTTGCCCTAGCGGCAATAAATTGGTTCAAGTCTCGTTTTTACGATGCCTTAGATGTGCAGCCTTCTCTAGCCCTGTAGTTCCGCCAGCTCGTTTCATGTGCTTTCTCCAGCTTGCTATGACTTCTGCTGCTGTAGTCACTCCATGTTAAGTCTGTTGGACAGGGAACTCATAAAGTGTCGCCGTGGATCGTTTGCAGGTCCAATCCGAAAAAACTGATGTATATTCGGGGAAACGGATATCCAGCCAGCGAATGATTCGGTTCTGAAGCCGTATGCAATTCGCAACCCAAAACTTTCGATCGCTCATGATAACGCGCAACCTTTGAAAAGAATGCGATTGCTTCGTGTATTCAGAGTAATAACCCCGACTGACAACATCCGCGATGACAAGAGCGTCCTTCGGATCATTTTTGGAAGGAGAATTATCTCTATTCTCTTTGTTTCTCTTCGTCGTAACAGGGTTCACTAGAACAACGCTTAACCTCTGTTCTACCAGCCAATTCGCTAGATTAAACCAATAGTGCCCCGTCGGTTCCATTCCAATTATTATGCTGTTCAAACGGTGTTTCTGCTGCAACTCATTCATCCAACGTCCAAACCTTTCAAACCCTTTCTTGCTGTGGTAAACGTAAGATGTCGTTTAGAAAGAACGATTCCGCGAAAGTTCGTTGCCTGTGCAACATGTGCATCCTTCGCCATATCGATGCCAATTACTAAGTGAGATGGAGTAATTCGTTCTATCCGTAGATTTTGTTCATCTGATTGCTTAAACTTCATAATAAGAGCGCCTCCTTGATGGTGTTGGGTTTCAAACCCGTGGACAAACCCTTCATACCGAGGCGCTCCTTTTTTGACAAAGACCATTTTTTAGGTCCTACAGGAAGGTTCAACAGGCTGCCGACTACCAACTGCCTGGGCCGATTAACTGAAGAGGATATTTTAGAAAATAAATGGCTTTTGGAACGATGGGGATATAAGGACAATAACAAACTCTAGTCTTTTTAGTATAGGTGTGTTTAATCCAAGCGATGATGAAATGGTAACGTTCTTAACGGAATATTGGAGTGTTACAATTTACCAGTAGCACAACTACGTTTAATTTGTGAGCGTACTAAACTAACGGAGAACGTTAGTTCATATTAAATACACAACGAGGCTGCCACGGAAACGATCGACGGCCTCATTGAACTTGCTCAATTGCCCCACTCATACGTTTGGTGCGATTTACCTGGCTGCCGTTTTAATGATCAATCGCATAGTGCAATTGAACGACGCCGCTGCCGAGTGATTTGAAGTTCAACAATTCCACTTCTTTGTATTGGTACTTCTCCGTGTCAATCAATAGATTGAGCCCCTTCCCTTCCAGTACCGGCGCGATATTGAATATGAGCTCGTCAACAAGCCCTTGACCCAGAAAAGCATTGTGAAGATCCGCTCCCCCCGAGATGAGGGCGGTTTGATAGCCTTTATCCTGCAGGTAGCTCAAGGCTTCGAGCGGCGAGCCGACAACCGTCACACCGGGAATTTCTTTCACACTTGCCGATACGACGACGATATCCATGCCGGTAAAAGCACCCCCGCCTCCGCTCGCCAACATCCCTTCAAACGTACGTCTTCCGACAATGAAATTACCAGCTGCTTGAACTTGTGCCGCAAAATCGCAGAGTGCTTCCTTTTTTGGGGGATTATTCGGACTCGATTGCGCGTAGTTGCCATTGCCTGTTAGTGTTGCCCATAGAATTGTTTTCATTGGATAGCCTCCTAATAGTCGATGAAAATAAAACGGTGATTATCGTTCAGCCTAGCTTTCTTGATGCTGCGATGTCCGTTCAAGGACTCTGCGGATGGAAGCGACCACCCGGTCGGGCCGATCTTCCTGCACGTAGTGGGAGGCATCGTCTAACGACTCGGTTTCGTTCAATTTCAAATAACCTTGCCATTTAGCCATCTCTTCGGGTGGAAAGCCCGCGCTATCCTTCATCCCCCACAGAATCTGTGCTGGCAAATTGGATAGAACCGGCAGTTTCGCCTCGATTTCCGCGAGCCACGGACGCGCTTTTCGGATCTGCCTTGGGAATACCCATGTCGGTTTCCGGGATTTTGGGGTTGGGAATGGATCGGTGTAGGCTTTTCTCAAGATATCCGTGATTTTCTCGGAATGATAGATCCCATGCGGGACAATCTTCTTGGCGAAGAAGTTTCGCCTTATTTGCAGCCAATATCCGAAGGGCCATCCGCCCATGGCAAACGAGAATAGCTTCATCGCAGGGAGCGTGGCCGGCCATGCCCAGGTATTCATCACGACAATTCCGCGCAGGTTCTCACGGTGCCTTACTGCGTAGTTGAATCCGATCGGGCCTCCCCAATCTTGGACTACTAGTACGAATTCCTTGAGATTCAGTCGCCAGATGAATTCGGTGACAGCCTCAGAATGCTCCTTCGGCGTATAGCCATAATCGGAAGGAGCTCGTGACATTCCGAGTCCCGGGTAATCCAATGCAATCAAGCGGCATTCGCCGCTCAATTCTTTGATGACGTTCCGGTAAAGATACGACCAGGTGGGGTTTCCGTGTAGGAGAAGAATAACAGGCCCATGCCCCTCGTCAACGTAATGAATCATGCCATCGCGATAAGGCATCCAGTGGTCCTTGAACGGATACTCCGATGCATCTACATCAAACGGTCTTTGCATTTATGCCTCCAATCTGCCAATTGTTTTAAGCAGCGTTTAAATCGTACGGAATATTTATTTGAATATTCAGACTATTAATGTGATTCAAAGTCCTGTTAATATCGATTGAGCGCTCCGGTTGCGCGCACCACTCAGGGGTTGATATCGATATGAAGTAGAATTTTGTGTTTCGTCTCTTAATAAGACTACAATACAGTGGTATATTTGAAAAGTAGTTACAATAAAGTGCAATAGTTTCAAAAAATGAACTATGGAGGAAACGTCAATGTTGGATCGCTCTTGTATCGAAGCCATTGATCCTTTGCTGGAAATCTTGGATGGTAAGTGGACCCTCCCTCTTCTGTTAGAGTTGTTTGTCGGCACCAAGCGATTTGGTGAGCTGCGGCGAAAGCTACACCCGATTAGCCCGAAGACGTTAACGGATCGACTGCGGTGTGCTGGAGGAGAAGGGGATTATAACGCGTACGCAGTACCCCGGTGTGCCCCTGCACGTCGAATATGAGCTAACTGAGCGAGGGTGGAATCTGCAGCCTATTTTTGCGGCAATGTGGGCATGGGTTCAAGAAAATGGCTTAAGTGCCGAGCATGGGGCGGAAGAGATGGCATAGATGTGAATGTAACAGAAGCACGGGAGCGCAGACGGTTGGGAGTGGACCTAATGATTGACACGATAGCTTCCCTCATCTCGAAAATGCGGTAGGCTCTTTTTTTAAGTTTTTAGGAGGGGATTGTTTATGGAGAAAGAGGTAGCTAAAGAAGTATTGACTGTATTCGAACGATTATCTGATGATGATAAAAATTCAATATCAATCGGACTTAAAACGTATTACGGTAAACAAATAAAGTTTTCAATGGATGAATTATCCAAAATGGATCAAGAGGAATTAGAAACAATTAAATCAATTATAGTTGGAATAATAATTACCAAAGAGAATGCACCAGATATTCTAATGGTCCATGTGAGATTAAAAGATAATAATTTGCCTTCTAAGATATCATTCGGAAAACAACGATTAAACTAACGAAGAACGATAGCTCCAGAATAATATACCCTCTAGGCTGCCGGTGAATCGCTCGTAGCCTATTCCTTTAATGTGCAGGTTAGTTTGGTGGCTGTCTTGAATAGATGAAGAGGACAAAGCCTTTGTAAAGAAGTGCTTAGCTGCCTGCATATCCCGATTTTCAGATAACATGAAATCAATGGTTTCCCCATAGAATCAACTGCCCGGTATAGATACCTCCACTGACCTTTGACTTTGACGTAGGTTTCGTCAGTCCTCCAAGAATCGTTCTTAAACTATATTTCAAATACCATCTCACCGTTAGTAAAATAATCACCGTTGTGCATGTCTGGAACAAAAGCCTGCTTTCAAGTGTCAATATATCTGAAAGGGTTATTTCGTGGACGATGTTAGGAATCCGTATCCCCACCTAATTTGGCCGAGAAGGAGGTGAGAAACAGCATGTTTACAAAGGATTTAGGAACAAAAGGAATGATCTGGTTTGGGAGTTTGTGCATCGTATTCGTTCTGGCGTTCTTCCAGCAGATTGTGTATCCCCACATAGCGGAGGCCGTTCTATTGGAGTCGCTGAAGAACCTAACAGGGGACCCAGCCTACTCAACCAAGCATGCTGGTGAAGACTCCGGATCTGAGAATTTTCTGAAAGCGGTTTCTGGACAAAAAAATTCGATGTCAGTGGTATCAAACCTTCCCGTTTTATCCAACGTTTTGCCAGACAACGGAAAGACGGATCCATCTTCCACCAACCAGGCGAAAGATTCGCGCGAGTCTTTGCCAGCTGTTTCGACTCCGTCTGCGGAGAAAACCTCCGGACACGTTATGCTTCCGCTTCCCGATCTGCAGGTGAAAACTCCTTCTATTTCAGTTGAAACGCCATTGGTTAATGTGGACGTTTCATTAGCGAAGGCGGAAGTATCCACTGATCGGATACCGTTGGCGTCGGTTAACTTGCCTGCAACAAAAGTGGACACGCCAATCGTGCAAGTTAAGACGCCAGCGGTTCAGGCTGAAGTTCTGACGCCGGTACCAGCACCCCAAGTCAAGGTAGTTACCCCGGCCGTTCAAGTGAAAACGCCTGTGACGGATATCCTAGTACCGAGCACGAGCCAGACGAATTTCCCTCAGATCGAGGGAAGAAAGGCTGACGTAGGAAAGAAAGAACCCCTTACTAAAACAGACGGAGCCCAGAATCTGCCTTTCAATACGAGTGGGAATGAAAGTCCTATAACTAGACCGTTTCCAGTGAACGGTAGCGTATCCGGTGCACCGGTCAAGTTAGCTCCGGCAGCGGATCAGTGGAAAGACGGCTCGGGAAGCAAATCATCTCCGAGTTCCACGACCAGAGCTCCTGAACCATTTGAAGCAACGCCGATTCGTACGGATCCCGCGAGTACTTGGTTTTCCGCCCCGTTGACTCTTTATACAGGAAATGGTTCAAATGGCGGGGGCTCATCATTCGTTACTGGATGCAGTGCGTTCTTTGTAAGTCTAGGTTTTCTTTTTCCTGATATTCTTCTACCTCCGCCGAAAATAAAGAACCAAAATTATGAACACTCCCGGCCTTGTGGTGTGAATCAATGGTCGAAGCCGCCACCAGCTCAACCGCCTCGGTATACCTTCTTCTCAGTCGTCGTTAAACAAGATGAGAAGGAGTGCAAATCATATGAAAAATATAAATCCATTGGAAAGATTCCTTTGAAGCGGCAGCAATCAAAAGCGCTACATGAACAAGCTGTGGACAACCTTTCAACAATCGATCAGGCCATTTACGAAAAACGGCAACAATTAAATAAGTATGCTAGAACATATGGTCTTTCAGACCCTAGATGTCTTCATTGTTCGATGGAACTCGATGAATTAATTAATGCTTTTAATAAGATGAATAAACAATTGATTAAAACTTTGTAGGACTCATTATGTCAAAAGAAAACTGAACCATTTAAAATGCCGGCTCAAGTTGTCGGCTTTTTTCTGTTTAATAGTAGGCTATAGAAATTTAATTTAAAGAAAAGCTTGCTCAAGAGTAGGATTTACTTTTCCAATCGAAATCATATTTTTATCGACGTTTTACTCTTCATATCAAAAAAAGAGAAATACAGTCAAAAATGTGCTAAATCTTTAAAAACCTTGATTCAAAAAGGTATCACTTATAAAAAAATGTTCTATAGACGGAGTTGTTCATCAGGTAATACAGTTAACTCATTGGCCGGGTTTTCGTAGGAGTAAACGGTATGAACGTGGTCATTTTATTTACTACTTTTAGCGAAGGGGGATGGTTAACCGACGGATTCCGTATATGGTTGACTTTTTTTATCTTAATTTGCAAACGCTTGCATTCTTGAGAATTGCCCGGAGTAATTAGATTATCCTTTCGTATCGTAAACAGAAGGAGTGAAATGAAAAACGTGTCAACTAACAGAAAATTAAGAAATATTATTGCTTTACTTCTTGTATTGGTCCTCATTCCGAATTGGTCAATTGTAACAGCGGCTGAAGCTGGTGGAGGTTCGGCCGCCCAGAACAATGGGATTTTACTTGACGGTGTATATTATAGTGATTTTGGCGATACGGTTGCGCTTGATCCTGTGAATTGGGGCTTTGCAACAGCAAATGCTACGGTATCCATAAATACCTATGATATTGGAGGAAATAACACCCCTAAGCTGCAGTTCACTCAGACGAACCAAAGCGGGGGACGAGTTGCAACGAAGAACTTCGTTACTTCTGTGAAAGGCAGCCAGATCCTTGTTCAATTCGACTGGTATCCGGGCAAGGTTAATGATAAAAGCGCCAGCAACCCAAGCGAAAACGGCGGCGAGTTTAGAATCCTCGATAGCACCGGTAATACGGTATTTACTTTAAATAACACTAACAATGCACCTCTGCAATATTTCGTAGGAAAGCAGCCTGCTGCAAGCACCAGCATTACGAATCCCCAAGCATGGTATACGGTAGGGATTAATCTTGACGTGGAAAATAATGTGGTCATATGCAAGCTTACCGACAAAGCTACGGGAACAAGTCAAGAATATACTTCATCCTTAAATGGAGTAGCTTTTGACGGGTCTGTAGCCTCGGTTAAATTAGTGGGCATGCGTACATCCGGTAATAATATTGCATGGACTACGTACCTTGATAATTTCGGTGTTTATCATATACCTATTCCGGAAAATAGAATTACAAAAGTGGATAAATTACCCTATCATACCGTTTATGTAGATCAAACATCAGCTGACATCCATTCCATCGGTTTACCTCAATCGGTAAAAGTTACTCTTGCTAATAATAGTAAGATAGACGTGCCTGTAAGCGAGTGGGTTAATGTTGGTAAGGCTTGGGATCCTCATGAATCTGGCGTTTACACGTTTAAGGGGATTCTTGCTGTTCCCCAGAGTCTGGAGAATGGATTTGACAGATATGCAACCAATTATGTATACAACCGTCTTGCTCCACCGAATACGGCAAGGCAGACGGAGTGGCTGGACAGAGGAATTATCGCTTTGAAATCTACAGATGGCATATTTGTAAGCTGGCGTCTGCTTGCAGATGAATATAATCAAGATGTGAAATTCAATATTTACCGTAATGGGCAAAAACTAAATAATGAGCCATTGTCTATTACAAACTATATGGATTCAGCCGGTACTCCAGGAGATACCTATAAAGTGGAAACTCTTGTGCAGGGGAAATCGGATACGAACGAAGCGACAACAGCAGCAGCTAACGATTATCTCTCGATTCCTATGCAAAAGCCTGAGGGAGGAACAACGGCTACAGGAAGCTACACGTATAGTGTAAATGACGCGGGCGTAGGGGATTTAGACGGTGACGGCGAGTTCGAGGTTGTTGTGAAATGGTATCCTTCTAACGCGATCGACAGCTCACAAAACGCGATGACTGGACCGACTATTTTTGATGCTTACAAACTGGACGGTACGCTTTTGTGGCGAATCAATATGGGGCTTAACCTGACATCAGGAGCTCATTATCATCAATTTATCATAGCTGATTTTGATGGGGATGGAAAAAGTGAATTCCTCATTAAAACGGCAGACGCTACAACCGTATATGGGACAACCCACGGAAGGTTCGATAGCAGCAAGGTTATTAGCGTAATCGGCAATGCCAATGATAATGGAAAATGGGTCAATGATAGCGGTCATATATTCGGGGGACCTGAATATATATCCATATTCAAAGGCGAAACCGGTAAGGTTATAGACACGATTGATTATGCGTTTCCGCTAGGGGATGTCGCTTCATGGGGAGATACATGGCATAACCGTTCAGACCGATTCCTTGCAGGACTGGCTTATCTGGACGGAGTGACTCCGAGCGCCATATATGGCAGAGGTTATTATGAACGGACTACCTATGCGGCTTATCATTTAGTTCATGGGAAGCTCCAAGAGCAGTGGACTTTCGATTCGGCCCAAGCAGGCAGAGGGGGAGGCTTAGGTTTTCATAATCTGGCCACTGCAGATGTCGATAATGACGGTTTCGACGAAATTATTGCGGGTTCGTTGACCCTTGATCAAGACGGTACAATTCTTTATGAAATGGATGGCGAAATGCAGCGTGAACAAGGATCACACGGTGACGCGCTTCATGTAGGGGCATTCGATCCAGCTCGTGAAGGTCTTCAGGTTATGGCAGTTCATGAGGTTCCGGCTGTTGCATCCGTTGAGCTCCATGATGCCGCAACTGGGGAAACACTGATGTCTTACAATGGTTACGTGGATACTGGACGCGGATTGGCTGCCAATATTACATCTGGAGCTGGATATGAGTTCTGGGGGACCGGCGGTACAACCCCGGCAGCAGGCGGAGGAATTTACAACGTACAGGGTCAGGTAGTAGCCGACAGCTTCAGAACGGCAGGCCTTTCCGTTAACTTCGCTCTTTTCTGGGATGGGGATTTATTAAATGAATTGCTTGATAATACATCCATCTCCAAGTATAACCAAAGCACGAAGAAAGCTGAGACAATAAAAAGCTTTGCAAATGTAGTAAGCAATAATGGAACTAAGGCTACTCCGACCTTACAGGCCGATATCCTTGGAGACTGGCGTGAAGAAGTTCTTCTGCCTATAACAGACAGCTCGGAATTGAGAATCTTCAGTACGACGATTCCTACAGAGTACAGACTTTATACACTCATGCATGATCCCGTATACAGAAACGGTATTGCATGGCAAAACACAGCCTACAATCAGCCGCCGCATTTGGGCTTCTATCTTGGTGAAGACATTAGAGAAACTGTTCTTGCAGGAGGGCTGCATGCGCCTAATGTTGTTTATACCACCAAGTCCCACAATGGGGAACCAAAGGATCCTAAAGAACCAAAATATCCAAATAATCCCAAATAACCCCAAATAACCCTAAGAAATAAATGTAACTATTTTACGATTGTTCCGCTAACGAGGTAGTAACACGATTATGCAAGTGTGGGATCCAAGGGAAAAGGGGACTCTACTAGGTTTTGACTTAGTTGAAAGTAAGCTTAGAGGAACATGATTCATTACGCTAACGAGGAAATATAAATGAATATTCATCAACGTTATGAAGCTGCCGGCACGATCGGCAGCTTCATAACGTTGATGGGTAGTATAGCTGAAAAATATACCTTCGCAGTTATTAATATGACACATGCTGACATATTTATGGTCTAAAATGGGCGGTAGATCAACGAAAGGAGTAATAGATTATGAAACTCCTAAATGGAAAAGTGGCTTTGGTGGCAGGTGCAACACGAGGCGCTGGTAGAGGAATAGCTATCGAATTAGGCGCGGCTGGGGCGACTGTTTATGTGACAGGACGCACGACACGAACACAACGCTCCGAGTACAATCGTCCTGAAACAATTGAAGAAACCGCTGAACTTGTAAGTAATGCGGGTGGTCGAGGAATAGCGGTTCAAGTGGATCATCTGGATCCTGATCAGGTACAGGCTCTAATTGCCCGCATTGAGAATGAACAGGGGAGACTGGACATCCTGGTCAACGATGTTTGGGGGGCTGAATATTTGGCACAGTGGAACGTGCCCGTATGGGAGCACTCCCTTGAACGGGGGCTTCGCATGCTTCGGCTTGCAATTGACACACATATCATTACAAGCCACTTTGCACTACCCCTGTTAATCCGAAACAAGAATGGACTGGTAATAGAGATAACGGATGGCACGGCAGAATACAACGATAGAAACTACCGTTTATCAATGTTCTACGATCTAGCCAAGACGTCTGTCATTCGTATGGCTCAGTCTTTAGCTCATGAACTGTCACCATATAAATGCACCGCAATAGCAGTAACCCCGGGTTGGATGCGTTCTGAAATCATGCTTGATCACTATGGTGTTAAGGAAGAAAACTGGCGTGACGCCACTGTGAAGGAACCTCATTCCATCATCTCGGAATCGCCGCGTTTTGTAGGGCGTGCCGTTGCCGCGCTAGCTGGAGATCCGGAAGCTGCCCGATGGAACGGTCACTCTGTGTCAAGCGGTAAGCTCGCACAAGTGTATGGTTTTTATGATCTTGACGGCTCACAGCCTGACTGCTGGCGGTATCTCGAA is drawn from Paenibacillus sp. V4I7 and contains these coding sequences:
- a CDS encoding transposase; translation: MNSIIIGMEPTGHYWFNLANWLVEQRLSVVLVNPVTTKRNKENRDNSPSKNDPKDALVIADVVSRGYYSEYTKQSHSFQRLRVIMSDRKFWVANCIRLQNRIIRWLDIRFPEYTSVFSDWTCKRSTATLYEFPVQQT
- a CDS encoding rhamnogalacturonan lyase, producing the protein MSTNRKLRNIIALLLVLVLIPNWSIVTAAEAGGGSAAQNNGILLDGVYYSDFGDTVALDPVNWGFATANATVSINTYDIGGNNTPKLQFTQTNQSGGRVATKNFVTSVKGSQILVQFDWYPGKVNDKSASNPSENGGEFRILDSTGNTVFTLNNTNNAPLQYFVGKQPAASTSITNPQAWYTVGINLDVENNVVICKLTDKATGTSQEYTSSLNGVAFDGSVASVKLVGMRTSGNNIAWTTYLDNFGVYHIPIPENRITKVDKLPYHTVYVDQTSADIHSIGLPQSVKVTLANNSKIDVPVSEWVNVGKAWDPHESGVYTFKGILAVPQSLENGFDRYATNYVYNRLAPPNTARQTEWLDRGIIALKSTDGIFVSWRLLADEYNQDVKFNIYRNGQKLNNEPLSITNYMDSAGTPGDTYKVETLVQGKSDTNEATTAAANDYLSIPMQKPEGGTTATGSYTYSVNDAGVGDLDGDGEFEVVVKWYPSNAIDSSQNAMTGPTIFDAYKLDGTLLWRINMGLNLTSGAHYHQFIIADFDGDGKSEFLIKTADATTVYGTTHGRFDSSKVISVIGNANDNGKWVNDSGHIFGGPEYISIFKGETGKVIDTIDYAFPLGDVASWGDTWHNRSDRFLAGLAYLDGVTPSAIYGRGYYERTTYAAYHLVHGKLQEQWTFDSAQAGRGGGLGFHNLATADVDNDGFDEIIAGSLTLDQDGTILYEMDGEMQREQGSHGDALHVGAFDPAREGLQVMAVHEVPAVASVELHDAATGETLMSYNGYVDTGRGLAANITSGAGYEFWGTGGTTPAAGGGIYNVQGQVVADSFRTAGLSVNFALFWDGDLLNELLDNTSISKYNQSTKKAETIKSFANVVSNNGTKATPTLQADILGDWREEVLLPITDSSELRIFSTTIPTEYRLYTLMHDPVYRNGIAWQNTAYNQPPHLGFYLGEDIRETVLAGGLHAPNVVYTTKSHNGEPKDPKEPKYPNNPK
- a CDS encoding dihydrofolate reductase family protein encodes the protein MKTILWATLTGNGNYAQSSPNNPPKKEALCDFAAQVQAAGNFIVGRRTFEGMLASGGGGAFTGMDIVVVSASVKEIPGVTVVGSPLEALSYLQDKGYQTALISGGADLHNAFLGQGLVDELIFNIAPVLEGKGLNLLIDTEKYQYKEVELLNFKSLGSGVVQLHYAIDH
- a CDS encoding winged helix-turn-helix transcriptional regulator, which translates into the protein MPLHVEYELTERGWNLQPIFAAMWAWVQENGLSAEHGAEEMA
- a CDS encoding alpha/beta fold hydrolase — protein: MQRPFDVDASEYPFKDHWMPYRDGMIHYVDEGHGPVILLLHGNPTWSYLYRNVIKELSGECRLIALDYPGLGMSRAPSDYGYTPKEHSEAVTEFIWRLNLKEFVLVVQDWGGPIGFNYAVRHRENLRGIVVMNTWAWPATLPAMKLFSFAMGGWPFGYWLQIRRNFFAKKIVPHGIYHSEKITDILRKAYTDPFPTPKSRKPTWVFPRQIRKARPWLAEIEAKLPVLSNLPAQILWGMKDSAGFPPEEMAKWQGYLKLNETESLDDASHYVQEDRPDRVVASIRRVLERTSQHQES
- a CDS encoding SDR family oxidoreductase; amino-acid sequence: MKLLNGKVALVAGATRGAGRGIAIELGAAGATVYVTGRTTRTQRSEYNRPETIEETAELVSNAGGRGIAVQVDHLDPDQVQALIARIENEQGRLDILVNDVWGAEYLAQWNVPVWEHSLERGLRMLRLAIDTHIITSHFALPLLIRNKNGLVIEITDGTAEYNDRNYRLSMFYDLAKTSVIRMAQSLAHELSPYKCTAIAVTPGWMRSEIMLDHYGVKEENWRDATVKEPHSIISESPRFVGRAVAALAGDPEAARWNGHSVSSGKLAQVYGFYDLDGSQPDCWRYLEEVQDAGKPANASGYR
- a CDS encoding aspartyl-phosphate phosphatase Spo0E family protein, translating into MFTKDLGTKGMIWFGSLCIVFVLAFFQQIVYPHIAEAVLLESLKNLTGDPAYSTKHAGEDSGSENFLKAVSGQKNSMSVVSNLPVLSNVLPDNGKTDPSSTNQAKDSRESLPAVSTPSAEKTSGHVMLPLPDLQVKTPSISVETPLVNVDVSLAKAEVSTDRIPLASVNLPATKVDTPIVQVKTPAVQAEVLTPVPAPQVKVVTPAVQVKTPVTDILVPSTSQTNFPQIEGRKADVGKKEPLTKTDGAQNLPFNTSGNESPITRPFPVNGSVSGAPVKLAPAADQWKDGSGSKSSPSSTTRAPEPFEATPIRTDPASTWFSAPLTLYTGNGSNGGGSSFVTGCSAFFVSLGFLFPDILLPPPKIKNQNYEHSRPCGVNQWSKPPPAQPPRYTFFSVVVKQDEKECKSYEKYKSIGKIPLKRQQSKALHEQAVDNLSTIDQAIYEKRQQLNKYARTYGLSDPRCLHCSMELDELINAFNKMNKQLIKTL
- a CDS encoding winged helix-turn-helix transcriptional regulator: MLDRSCIEAIDPLLEILDGKWTLPLLLELFVGTKRFGELRRKLHPISPKTLTDRLRCAGGEGDYNAYAVPRCAPARRI